ACCTGGTAGACTTACCATTCCGGGCAGTCTGGTCAAAACTTGACCAGTATATATAGGTGTCCTCTCACAGCTATCTcctattttatttatttcttttttccctttttcagatgctctctctctctctctcccccataTGCATCTCTCTTCCTCACCTTCCCTCTGCCATCTCCTCCCCACAGCCTTCTCCTCCCATCAGATTATCATCACCATAACCTCCTCCCATGGCATTGCCCCTACCTCCACATCAGCCTCCTCATTCTTCTCTGCCTTTTCCTCCTTCACTGCCTCCAGCCAAATCAGCACTGAACAACAAGGGCATACAAACACATGGTGTTCCCCACTATGCAGAATTTGTCCATACAAAGACCCGTATTGGTACCAGCCTGAGATTTAGAGATTTGTTTCATGGAAGTTACCAAGGTATATTGGAGAAGAATATGATGAACACATGGTATTCCCCACAATGCAGAATTTGTCCGTACAAAGACCCTTATTGATACCAGCCTCAGATTTAGAAATTTGCATCATGGAAGTTACCAAGGTATATTGGAGAAGAATATGATGAGTATTAGCTTTCAGACCATAACAACCAATTCTAATATCAAGGTAGGCCATGAGACAAGTAATAGTATTCTCCCTTTCTCGTGAAAATTATTAGAAAAAACGAAGATGTCATGATCTATCAAATTCTCTCTAACAAAGGGTAACCTTCATCAAAGAGTGAATACAATGTCAGCATAATGAAACAATCAAAACATAGAAGGAACACTGTAGAGCATTTCAATTGATCACCAAGATGTATAATAATAGATAATGCAATAAGGCCTACAATGACCTGCATGTCCTAATAACAGATTCATTGACAGAAAAGCCAGCCAAACCTTTTGGAATCTCAGTTGAACCTTCTGGAACTCCTTTCTGTAACCTCCATAGAAGGTAGTGTTGCTCATTGACTTCCTTATCTGCCTCAACTAAAGGTGCTGCATGAATgaagtaaatatatataaaaataaataaataaacaaccaGCAGGAGATCCTTGTTTGCGTTCTCATATATCTTATACTTGACAGTATGAGAAAGTGTATTATTTTCAGCATCCTTACGTGTTGAATTAGCAGGAAAAATTCCCCTAAATCCGAGGCAATCCAATCTAGGGTCCTTGAACCATCGCCAACCAAGATCATTTCCTAGTGCAGCAGCTACACCAGCTTGGTCAATGCCTTTCCCCCAGCCAACTGATACAGCctcgggttcgtcggatgttggtGCTTTGCCACACAGATTGCTGCCGAACCGTTGCCAGCAAGAGTATTCCCTAGCCACATTGTCTATCTCCACCTTTGACCTCAAACGGTACCTACGACACAGACAGAATGACCATCAGGGCTGTCCTCTTTAGTTTCTCAATTGAACCGTGAAGTTCTCAGCGAATGATTCAAAGCAAGCATCCCATAAGCGAACATGTGTTATTTTCAACCATGTTGCTATGTCTCATAAATACAACACAAGAAGTGTCACGTACAAATGACATTAACAAACTATGAAATCAATGATTCTTGGATATCTAGCAGTGGACAAGGAACAAACAGGTACAGTGCTGAGAGGACTTGGGCAATTCATTAAAATTATGAAAATGAAGCTAGGGTttgaaaaatatactattatcTGATTTGATATCTGTTATTGTTAACATATCTTGGTCCCAAATGAAAACCTAACAATACCACTGTCAAGTCAACTTAGTCTGCAATTTTCGAAGTTATTTATTTAGAGGGTTATTGAAAATGATACAAACTTTGATAAATGATAATTTACTGATTTACATTATCAAAGATTTCATCCTTTTTTAGTGCATAACCTGTAAGTAAATACACTACTTGGTCTGATATCCTTGCATCTCTAGGGTCACTAACAATGTTAGTGTACCACCCTGCTGCAGTGTACCAGACCAGTTGCATACTGATATTGATCCTGTAGGTCAGTACTTCAGCATTTCTAACACAACTTTTTAGTTTCTAGTTTCTATTCGGTATATATCCTTAATTTAACAAAACCTATGCGATGAGCGTCGATTGCTGAAAATGTTATTTGAAGCTTCAATTACATGCAAGATTCTCCGACTAAGGCTTGAGTATATATTGGTATGtggtcattcatagtatttccatTTATTATAAGTTTAATCTAATAAAACCGTCATATTTGATGAAAACACAAAATCTGAGCCCAATTCCTTAATAATCCCATGCAATACCTTACCTCTAGCATATGATCAGGGCCATCTGTGAATATACACAATTGCTTAGCATGCTAAAGAAGTAAAACAATGCTCCAAATTGATGACTACACAACCAAAACATACTTAAAACAACCTACAAATTGAAATTAAAACACAATTAGCAAATTTGATTAAAACACATCCCTGAATAATTCTGATTAGCATACggttatttattttgatatgtcATAATCCCAAGTTGACAATACTACCTTCAAACAACGTCGCTGCTGAAGAGGAAAAAAaacagggggagagagagagagagagaggcatttgACTCTTACTTCTTGAAGCAATCAAGAAGCTCATCCATGACAGCAGCATCGACATCGGCGAGCAAAGTGAAGGGCTCCTCAGGTTCTTCCGACCCGGGCCCCGAACCGGTTCTATTGAGTTTCTCGTCCGCCCGAGGCGGGCGGTAGAGGAAGAAATCGTACAAGAACCTCCCTTGGGGGGTGAGCAGGGCGGCATAAACTGGCGGCGGGGAACGGTGGTTGAGATTCGGCGTCGGGATGTAGGAGGTATGAGAGTCGCCGCCTTCGCCGGCCGGAAGGAGTTTGGGATCGAGTCGGAGGACGTCGTTGGTGAGGAGGCCCTGGAGGAACTTGATGGTGTCCGGACCCCGGAAGCGGACGACGGACCGGGACTCGAGGCAGCAGCAGAGGGGCCCTGCTGCCGCTTCGTCCAGGCGGATCCCCGGCGGCGGCTGGGCGTGGAGGCGCCGGTGGAAAGAGGTGGAGATGGCGGCGCGGAAACGCGCGGAGCAGCGGAGAAGAGACATCTTCTTCcgcgcctttgctgatgctgccgCTGTTGGGGTTTGGGAAAGGACGGTGAGAAGGTGGGAGCAGACACGTGTGCGCCAGAGGTTACGTGGCAGACGGTGAGCCCAGTTCGATTCGGTAATCAGGTCTTATCGGATCGAGTGGGACTTTAAAGCCTGACCCGTTCTGACGGATCCGGTTCGCTCTGGGTTTTTCCATCTCCACCCTTCCCTCTTCCCACACGCAATCAAAACCGTCCATCCGAAGAAGCCGTAACAGTAAATAATCCTAGCCTTTTGATGAGCAAcacaaatatcaaaaaattaagagTACATTTgaaaacatatttaaaatatgcacTAAGGGTTTAAATGCACATTCAAATGTAAATtagtatttgatatttttttaatcatatttgcTCTAGATGCTGCATTATAAATGTTTAAATTTTGATACTATCCTACATTTCAAAACTACTTTagagtatattttatgatattagaaactcTAACCTTAGAGTATAATAGAAACTCTAATCCTCTTTACTTTTTTCCTTCTCTTGATTTTTATCATTGTCAACTCCTCTTAAAAGTTCATTGTATCACTTGTTTTATAGAGTGCTTGCTCTGTCATGTCGATTGTTTCATCGAGTTATCTATTCTGTATTATTAGTCTTAAGAATTGTATAAACTCTATACTctaagttttaattttttttatatatcttttaatttcttttttataGAATAATTCTACCGACATGTATTGATGAtaaataatttcatcaacatGTATACAATAATTCCATTGACATgtataaaataatattgatttgTCTATTTTAAATTACTTTTCTTACATTGACTTATGCACTTATTTATTgtaattgtatttttttttcatctttcatTTAACTATAGAATGGGGAGCTCATCAAATGAAAAGTTCTTTCATATCCCCGAATATGTAAAATTCTTTCATAGACTATGTATTAAGCATACCGATAAGGCCAATCATTCCACTAGTAGCAAAAGGAATTGATGGAACATATCATTGAAAGATTTAAGGAGTTAACAAGTAAAAAAATGATaagatttagataaaaataagtgggATGATCTCAAGTATGATTGGAAAAGATAGAAGCAATTGCTCCATTATTGTGTAAGAGTTTCTCCTCATTAGATAAGGGGAAATCACACAACATAGAGAGCTCTATGAgaaagcgaaaaaaaaaaaaaagtgaagaagagagaaaaaaaagaaaaagtaaagaaTGAAACGAATTTATCTCAGTTTCCTTTGTGtaagttcttttttttatttcttcgtTGCACCTATTGTACTTTCATCTTTCATAGTAAATTTCTTTTGATTTGCTAGTGAATGTTTTTCTCAACCAATTAAGGGTTTTACTATTCCATATCTTGGTGTTATTATTTTAGTTATTTTTTGTCTTTGACTTTATTATTTTAGTTGAATACTGTTTGCCCACATTCAGTTTTgattttattctctttttcttaatactaataaatatttaaaaaatctaaaagttGTGGAGTTACTGTTCATGGTAAATTATGGGAGTCAATTCAAGTAGGAAAGCAAATCTAGTAAAACAATAGCAACAAAGTTCAAGATCAACAAGTTCAATGGAAGTATTTTTTTTCCCTACAGAAGATGAAGATGAGGGTAATTCTATGGAAGAAAAATTATCCAGTGAAAATTAGAAATAAAGCCAaagattttattaattaattgctAACTTGTACTTAGCAAACGGAATTCTATCCAATATCATTGAAAAGACAAGGATAAAAGGAGATTTGGGATATTCTGACAAGAGTAATGACATCAAGTCACTGTACAACAAGACATAGCGGTAATGAATCATATCAACACCATTAATACATAATTCTCTCAACTTTCTACAATAGAGTGTAATATTAAAAAGATGGAATGTGTCAAGCTTCTTCTTTAAAGTCTATCTAATTTATATGATCAACTCATTATCAACTTGACCAACATAACTAGTTTAGTTTTTTATGTTATTGCAATTATAATTCTGAAAGAGAAAAATAGGTGTAAAAACAATGAAGATAGATTGATGATGTTGTAGTGGGCCAAGGCATTAACTGGAATAAAATAAAGATCAAGAGTGTGACCCAATATGAGCAATGGACATAGTAAATCAAAGTCTAGAAGAGAAAAGAATATCAAATATTACAATTGTGGTAAGATGGAGCACTTTAAGAAGAAGTGttgaaagaacaaaaagaatatatatcaaaagaaagcaaCTTTTTTTTGTTAGCATtctaaccaaatatttcttaaagttgcacagtcaATATCTCAAGTGAAGGCAAAGTATTCTACATCAAGCCGATAACAATTTTCGAAGGAAGAAATGAGCTTGTTGATGTTTGG
This genomic stretch from Musa acuminata AAA Group cultivar baxijiao chromosome BXJ3-9, Cavendish_Baxijiao_AAA, whole genome shotgun sequence harbors:
- the LOC135648405 gene encoding putative transferase At4g12130, mitochondrial, with the protein product MSLLRCSARFRAAISTSFHRRLHAQPPPGIRLDEAAAGPLCCCLESRSVVRFRGPDTIKFLQGLLTNDVLRLDPKLLPAGEGGDSHTSYIPTPNLNHRSPPPVYAALLTPQGRFLYDFFLYRPPRADEKLNRTGSGPGSEEPEEPFTLLADVDAAVMDELLDCFKKYRLRSKVEIDNVAREYSCWQRFGSNLCGKAPTSDEPEAVSVGWGKGIDQAGVAAALGNDLGWRWFKDPRLDCLGFRGIFPANSTPPLVEADKEVNEQHYLLWRLQKGVPEGSTEIPKGDAVPLEYNLVGLNAISFDKGCYVGQELIARTHHRGVIRKRLFPLKFVTDDGEEMQQEVSPNSDIVDYASNKKVGTVTTALECHGMGMVRLDDGLKQSSDLRIKGREDLTVRVIRPDWWPVEWTQLQEQRTVAA